The Mycolicibacterium mucogenicum DSM 44124 genomic sequence GAGCACCGAATTGAGCCAGCTCGTCTATCACGAAGCTCTGATGGTGCCGGCGATGCTGCTGGCCGAGGCGGTCGATCGGGTACTGATCATCGGCTCCGGTGAGGGCGTGGCCAGCCAGATGGCCGTGGCTGCCGGCGCCACCCACGTCGATCACGTCGACATCGACCGCGACGCCGTCCGGCTCTGTGCCGAACATCTGCCCTACGGTTACACCCCCGCTGAATTGGCAAGCGCAGAAGCCGGACTCGGCCCCGTCACGGTGCATTACACCGACGGATACGAGTTCGTCGCCAACCACACCGGCCCCCGCTACGACGTCGTCGTCATCGACCTGCCGGACGAACGAACCGAGCCCGCCCAACACAACCGCCTCTACGGCGCCGATTTCATGAAGCTGTGCGGCGACATCGGCGCCATCGTGGTCGGCCAGGCGGGCTGCCCCACGCTCTGGCGCAACGAGACGCTGATCCGATCGTGGGAGCGCTTCGGTGAAACCTTCGCCACCGTGGTCTATTTCGGCAGCGACGAGCACGAGTGGGCGTTCCTGTCGGGAACCACCGGGGTGCTCGAGGATCCGCTCGGCACGATGACGGCACGGCTGGAGACACTCCCGTACCGGTGTCAGACGATCGACGCCGTTGCATTGGCCGCCGCGACGACGCCGCCGATCTCGCTGCGAAGCAGCGTTACCGCTTGACCGCGGTGACCAGCAAATATTCGGCCTGATACAGCGTGTGGCCGGGCGCGGTCGACTGGTTGGCCGCAGTCAGGAACTGTTCGAAGTCGCTGTCCAACTGCGCGATTCGATCTGGTTGGTCAGCGTTGAAGTTGTAGACGGCGATGGTCGGCCCGTAGTTGGTCTTCCAGTATTCACGGAATTCGACCGGCGTCGGACAACGGGCCATCGTCACCGTCTGCCGCTGAACCGTCAGCTCGGTCACCTTGTCGCCGAACAGCTCTCGCACGTGGTTGTCGTCGCCCCAGAGCAGCGCCGGGCTGGCGCCGGGGGGCAACGGGGTTGCGTAGGGCTTCATGGTCGCGAACAACTGACCGATGAAACCGGTTGGCGTCCAGTTGATCATGCCGATGGTGCCACCGGGACGGCACACCCGGACCAGCTCGTCGGCGGTGATCTGGTGATGTGGTGCGAACATCGCGCCGACACAGGACATCACGACGTCGAAGCTGTTGTCTTCGTAGGGCAGCGCTTCGGCATCTGCCGTCATCCATTCCAGTTCGACGCCGCGCTGGGCAGCGATGGCTCGGCCGGCATCGAACAGCTCGGGGGTCAGGTCGCTCGCCGTGACCGTCGCACCGAGCGCCGCCGCGGGAATCGCCGCATTACCCGACCCGGCCGCCACGTCGAGCACGCGATCTCCCGGCCGGATTCCGCAGGCGCGCACCAGCTCCGGGCCGAGCGACGAAATCAGGTCGGAGGCGACGGTGGCGTAGTCGCCGGAGGCCCACAGGGCGCGGTGCTTCGCCTTGAGTGCCGCGTCGGCGTCGGCCTGATCCGACGAAGTCGTGCCGGTCATGATTTCTCCTCCGCGGCGATGGCGACGGTCGATGAGCACCGGCCTGAGCGGAGGGTAGCGCCCGGTGCTCGACAGCGAGACGGATTCGCAACCTCAAGTAGTCTCGACCCCCATGCGACTCGCTGCGACCACGTTAGCCTTGGCAGGTGCGCTCACGCTGCTCGGACCGATGCCATCCGCGTCCGCCGATGCGGCGAGCCCCTTCGATGTTTCTGATCCGGCGGTCGGCCGGCTTGATCCGGCCTTGTTGGCAGCGGTCCAGCATGCCACGACCGCGGCGGCTGCCGAGGGAATCCCCATGACGATCACCTCCGGCTGGCGCTCTCCAGAGTTCCAGCAGCAATTGCTCGACGACGCGATCCAGACCTACGGCAGTTACAACGCCGCGCGGCAGTACGTCCAGACGCCGCAGCAGTCCAAGCATGTCAGCGGCCAGGCCGTCGACATCGGCGGCCAGAGTGCCGACAAGTGGCTGATCGCCAATGGTGGGCGCTTCGGCTTGTGTCAGATCTACGCCAACGAACTCTGGCATTTCGAGCTGGCCACCGATGCCCACGGGGACTGCCCTCCGCTGCTACCCAACGCCGCCAGCTGATCCGCTGCTCGATTCCGGCGTCGTGGTGACTGCAGGTGTCCGCGCGCCGGTAAGGCCAAGTGCCACAGTGATTTCCAATACCGCATCTGGATCGTCGAGCCGGTCGCCGTAGAAGTCGCGCAGCTGGGTCATGCGGTAACGCACCGTCTGCGGGTGCACGAACAGCGACTCGGCGACGGCGTCGCGGCGGCCGAGGTGCAGGACCCAGGCCCGTAGCGTTTCCTCGAGCCGTTCAGCTGTGCTCGGTCGCAGCCCAGCGAGCGGCGCCAGCACGCGCCGACGCAGGTCGTCGACGGCGTCGTGGTCGGCACTGAGCACCAGGTCGACGAGGTGTTCTTCGGTGTCAACGACACCGGAGCCACCTGCCACCAGGGCCCGGGTGCGCATCGCGCGCAGGTAGGAGGATTTCACCTGCCACCACTGACGCGAAGGTCCGACGATCACGCGGCTGCCGGTCATGGCGTCGAGGACCCGCTGCCGCTGCTGACCATCGGCGTCGGGGACGAGCACCACGGCCAGCGATTCACCGGCGTCCACCTCAGACACGTCAAGACTCGTGTGGAGGGTTTCCTGGGCGAAAAGGACTGACAGCTTGCGGGTTTCAACCTCCAGCAGCAGCACGGCGCTCAGCGTCTTCGGCGGCTTCCAGTCGGCCTGCTCGGCACTGGCGAGCAGCTGGTTCATGGGCGCGCCCGCCAACAGTTCCGCGGCGAGCCGGTCGAGGTGGCGTTGCCGGACCCGGCCGGCGGCGGCGAGTTCATCTGCGTGGCCCGACACGCTGGCCGCCGACAGTTCGTCGATGAACGCGAACACCATTTCGGCGAACCTCGCGGTGGTCGCCGCAGACAGTCCTGCTGCGACCGCGGTGGCCGAGAGCTCTCGCCACGACACTCGAGCGCCGACCCGGTAGGCCGACAGCAGGGCATCGATCGACCGGCCGGTGCGGGCCTCACCCCGACCCAGGTCGTAGGCACCGTCGAGCGCCGGAGACAGCCTCGGCCCCGGATCGGTGTCGTGGGACCGGGTGGTCAGACGCAGGAACGCGCCCAGCGCCAGCTGTACCGCGTTCTCGATGGTCTGCCCCATCGGTCCGCTGAACGCGTCGGTGTAGCTCGGCACCTCGGCCGTGACCGCCGCGACGGTCCGCTCGGCCATCTGAGGCAACACCCCTTCCAGCGCCCGAACTATCTCCTCGTCGAGGTCCAGGCCACTGAATCGGGCAGCAGGATCCGTCATAACTGTTCTTTTCGAACAAATTGTTCCGAATCTATCACCCTCCCAGCATAGGACTTTGTACCGCTTGCTCATGGAAGCTAAGAGCATGACCACGACATCAGTTCGCCCGACCGCTGCAGGATTGCGCCGGCGTGTGCTCGAGCTGGCCGAGCGGATCACCACCCCACTGCTGCCCGGCGACTACCTCGACCTCGTCGCACCCCTGCGTTCCGGAGCCCCGCTGCGCGGCCGGATCACCGCTGTACATCCCGAGACGCG encodes the following:
- a CDS encoding class I SAM-dependent methyltransferase, giving the protein MTGTTSSDQADADAALKAKHRALWASGDYATVASDLISSLGPELVRACGIRPGDRVLDVAAGSGNAAIPAAALGATVTASDLTPELFDAGRAIAAQRGVELEWMTADAEALPYEDNSFDVVMSCVGAMFAPHHQITADELVRVCRPGGTIGMINWTPTGFIGQLFATMKPYATPLPPGASPALLWGDDNHVRELFGDKVTELTVQRQTVTMARCPTPVEFREYWKTNYGPTIAVYNFNADQPDRIAQLDSDFEQFLTAANQSTAPGHTLYQAEYLLVTAVKR
- a CDS encoding M15 family metallopeptidase; translation: MRLAATTLALAGALTLLGPMPSASADAASPFDVSDPAVGRLDPALLAAVQHATTAAAAEGIPMTITSGWRSPEFQQQLLDDAIQTYGSYNAARQYVQTPQQSKHVSGQAVDIGGQSADKWLIANGGRFGLCQIYANELWHFELATDAHGDCPPLLPNAAS
- the speD gene encoding adenosylmethionine decarboxylase yields the protein MQSQPGSSFAGCHVLAEFTGVDRELANDRVRLRHLLRTAVERAGATVCDMVDKRFEPHGVTVLALLAESHASIHSYPERGAMFVDVFTCGESADAEEAVRLLRQAVGAADAHIHKVFRGAGRQIVEPMAPGITRTWQLTDVLCDVHTEFQHLVIGRTEQGISLFSDSDRQSTELSQLVYHEALMVPAMLLAEAVDRVLIIGSGEGVASQMAVAAGATHVDHVDIDRDAVRLCAEHLPYGYTPAELASAEAGLGPVTVHYTDGYEFVANHTGPRYDVVVIDLPDERTEPAQHNRLYGADFMKLCGDIGAIVVGQAGCPTLWRNETLIRSWERFGETFATVVYFGSDEHEWAFLSGTTGVLEDPLGTMTARLETLPYRCQTIDAVALAAATTPPISLRSSVTA
- a CDS encoding PucR family transcriptional regulator, translating into MTDPAARFSGLDLDEEIVRALEGVLPQMAERTVAAVTAEVPSYTDAFSGPMGQTIENAVQLALGAFLRLTTRSHDTDPGPRLSPALDGAYDLGRGEARTGRSIDALLSAYRVGARVSWRELSATAVAAGLSAATTARFAEMVFAFIDELSAASVSGHADELAAAGRVRQRHLDRLAAELLAGAPMNQLLASAEQADWKPPKTLSAVLLLEVETRKLSVLFAQETLHTSLDVSEVDAGESLAVVLVPDADGQQRQRVLDAMTGSRVIVGPSRQWWQVKSSYLRAMRTRALVAGGSGVVDTEEHLVDLVLSADHDAVDDLRRRVLAPLAGLRPSTAERLEETLRAWVLHLGRRDAVAESLFVHPQTVRYRMTQLRDFYGDRLDDPDAVLEITVALGLTGARTPAVTTTPESSSGSAGGVG